One segment of Leptotrichia sp. OH3620_COT-345 DNA contains the following:
- a CDS encoding HutP family protein gives MKVGYNMEFKDSKSVDICRIALKMAISSREEEKQFIKEYRAEKIKVAAVDVGGGMPNSRFKFIESALMAAKRNNIIQDKHIHDGAVIGAVREAMSQIETNINGLSVGGKIGLARHGEHLGVAIFLSVGILHFNEVITSVAHRSIAVLPEERDFIE, from the coding sequence ATGAAAGTAGGTTATAATATGGAATTTAAGGATAGCAAAAGTGTAGACATATGTCGGATTGCTTTGAAAATGGCTATTTCTTCAAGAGAGGAAGAAAAACAGTTTATAAAAGAATACAGAGCAGAAAAAATAAAAGTGGCAGCTGTAGATGTGGGAGGAGGAATGCCCAACTCAAGGTTTAAATTTATTGAAAGTGCATTAATGGCAGCTAAAAGAAACAATATTATACAGGATAAACATATTCATGATGGAGCTGTTATAGGAGCTGTGAGAGAAGCAATGAGCCAGATAGAAACTAATATAAATGGGTTAAGTGTAGGAGGTAAAATCGGTCTGGCAAGACATGGAGAACATTTGGGAGTAGCGATATTTCTAAGTGTCGGAATACTTCATTTTAACGAAGTGATAACATCGGTAGCTCACAGGTCGATAGCTGTGCTACCTGAAGAAAGAGATTTTATTGAGTAA
- a CDS encoding CBASS cGAMP-activated phospholipase encodes MSNNVFRILSLDGGGARGLFIASTLRKIEEKYEIKFHEYFDLIVGTSTGSIIASALALGVNIKIIEKMYIEEMEKIFKKDILKNGIIQSKYDNKYLRELLETAFKNKTFENAETELMITTTNIVNGEAVILTNRNCYDIKLIDAILSSCAAPIFFDPLKIDEERIFADGGLWANNPSLTAISEVLSDTEHKKELKDIKILSIGTGEERMINKFDAKQWGWGIANWANPLIKIIFQLGSKSVHNVVNKLLSEENYIRLDYETNSILEIDVADKDTDEKAKNTIEENKEKLGKFFSDKERNKEIVKKQNFFHKIFKKKKKK; translated from the coding sequence ATGTCAAATAATGTATTTAGAATACTTTCTCTTGACGGTGGAGGCGCCAGAGGTTTATTTATTGCAAGTACATTAAGAAAAATAGAAGAAAAATATGAGATAAAATTTCACGAATACTTTGATTTAATAGTAGGTACAAGTACAGGATCGATAATTGCTTCAGCTCTTGCTTTGGGAGTGAATATAAAAATAATTGAAAAAATGTACATAGAAGAAATGGAAAAAATATTTAAGAAAGATATTCTGAAAAATGGAATTATTCAAAGTAAATATGATAATAAATATTTAAGAGAACTCCTCGAAACAGCTTTTAAAAATAAAACTTTTGAAAATGCTGAAACCGAATTGATGATAACTACTACAAATATTGTAAACGGAGAAGCGGTAATACTGACAAACAGAAATTGTTATGATATAAAATTGATAGATGCAATATTGTCTTCATGTGCCGCACCGATATTTTTCGATCCGCTGAAAATAGATGAAGAAAGGATATTTGCAGACGGAGGATTATGGGCAAACAATCCTTCTCTTACTGCTATTTCTGAAGTTTTGTCAGATACGGAACACAAAAAGGAACTGAAGGATATAAAAATACTGTCAATAGGAACCGGAGAAGAGAGAATGATAAATAAATTTGATGCTAAACAATGGGGTTGGGGAATTGCCAATTGGGCAAATCCTTTAATAAAAATTATTTTTCAGTTAGGGTCAAAAAGTGTCCATAATGTGGTAAATAAATTATTATCGGAAGAAAACTACATACGGCTTGATTATGAAACAAACAGTATTCTTGAAATTGATGTGGCGGATAAAGATACAGATGAAAAAGCTAAAAATACAATAGAAGAAAATAAAGAAAAATTGGGGAAATTTTTTAGTGATAAAGAAAGAAATAAGGAAATTGTAAAAAAACAGAATTTTTTTCATAAAATTTTCAAAAAGAAAAAAAAGAAATAA
- a CDS encoding HAD family phosphatase, with product MSKKLFEKLDLFVFDMDGLLFDTETIYVNYGKKLAESKGYIINDSIVEKTTGMTNEATKAVYLEEFGKDFPYDELSSEIYKYIIEQGKKCKVPLMKGVEEFLAYLYSNGKKMVLATSADRLMADTLIENKGLKKYFSFIVTSNDVKKGKPDPEVFLTVAQKAGVSPEKAVVFEDSLNGIKAAHSAGMFAVMIPDKIQPTEEITKMLHCKLDSLLKAIEYFEKEV from the coding sequence ATGAGTAAAAAACTTTTTGAAAAATTGGATTTATTTGTATTTGATATGGATGGGCTGCTTTTCGATACGGAAACAATATACGTAAATTATGGGAAAAAGCTTGCTGAAAGTAAAGGATATATTATAAATGACAGTATTGTTGAAAAGACTACAGGAATGACTAATGAAGCTACAAAAGCTGTGTATCTTGAAGAATTTGGAAAAGATTTTCCTTATGATGAACTAAGTTCGGAAATTTACAAATACATTATAGAACAAGGGAAAAAATGTAAAGTCCCTCTTATGAAAGGTGTTGAGGAATTTCTTGCATATTTATACAGTAACGGGAAGAAGATGGTGCTTGCTACTTCAGCCGATAGACTGATGGCAGATACACTTATAGAAAATAAAGGGTTAAAAAAATATTTCAGTTTTATTGTGACATCAAATGATGTGAAAAAAGGAAAACCTGACCCTGAAGTATTTCTGACTGTAGCTCAAAAAGCGGGAGTTTCTCCTGAAAAAGCAGTGGTTTTTGAAGATTCTTTGAACGGGATCAAAGCTGCACATTCAGCAGGAATGTTTGCTGTTATGATTCCTGATAAAATACAGCCTACGGAAGAAATAACGAAAATGTTACATTGTAAGCTGGACAGTCTTTTAAAGGCAATAGAATATTTTGAAAAAGAAGTATAA